The following coding sequences are from one Oncorhynchus kisutch isolate 150728-3 linkage group LG23, Okis_V2, whole genome shotgun sequence window:
- the cnnm3 gene encoding metal transporter CNNM3 isoform X4, with translation MVASLADLRFLLMILLLCWRIRDGACTQQAPWVLGLRLEDPEGQVYMKERIISAPQGASFKLRLFGWDLNGTWPWVAFAGTRQEETGVVEDAADPCEQETRRVSAAFQVTGEFTADEEYSGLITVQTRDKSSISPAASSTGGGDDANPAYHHHHLCVLKNGSWVSVGPDRLQINNDAGLPADYIPPWGMAVLIVLLILVCGVLRSVNLSLLWLDPLELYVFHSCGSEEDKRAAKRLEPIRRRGNCLVCSLLFLCALGHSVLGVLLYRVLGSIAPAVFTSGFLIFLVSELVPHIVCSGYGFQLAPGFTWLAQVCMVLTCPLSCPLGLVLDLVLRRDISTCGVRERAMEMIRTNVNDPYSEFVKEEFSRGALRRKTVEDILTPLNDCFMLPSTAVLDFSTMSEIMQSGYTRVPIYEEEKSNIVEILFVKDLALVDPDDCTPMTTITKFYNHPLHFVFNDTKLDAMLEEFKKGNSALAIVQKVNNEGEGDPFYEVLGLVTLEDVIEEIIKSEILDESDGYMDMKVKRPMAPLEIPLEPRSVHQEFSLFKLPEGEPKIRTSPQLLLATHRFLSREVEHFSPARVSEKVLFHLLRHPSVNQEVHFDPSNRLSPDHYLYTRNHPVDYFILLLQGRVEVEIGKEGLKFENGAFTYYGVSALTAPTSVHQSPVSTQRRPPRDPFEMGDATSPSSYCPDYTVHALTDLQLIRVTRMQYLNALMASRVGQSPESPEIKILPNSQTKLLNERNTVTQEFPINFSFFDTIENYC, from the exons ATGGTGGCCAGCTTGGCAGACCTACGGTTCTTGTTGATGATATTATTGCTCTGCTGGAGGATCAGGGACGGCGCCTGCACCCAGCAAGCCCCGTGGGTTCTGGGGCTGCGACTGGAGGACCCAGAAGGCCAGGTGTATATGAAGGAGCGGATCATCTCTGCACCGCAAGGGGCCAGTTTCAAGCTTCGGCTGTTCGGTTGGGATCTAAATGGGACCTGGCCGTGGGTGGCGTTCGCTGGAACAAGACAGGAGGAGACCGGGGTGGTGGAGGATGCAGCTGACCCGTGCGAGCAAGAGACCCGCCGTGTCTCCGCCGCCTTCCAGGTCACCGGGGAGTTCACAGCGGACGAGGAGTACAGCGGGTTGATAACGGTACAGACGCGGGACAAGAGCAGCATCTCTCCCGCTGCATCCTCCACGGGAGGAGGGGATGATGCCAACCCtgcctaccaccaccaccacctgtgcGTGCTGAAGAACGGAAGCTGGGTTTCGGTGGGACCGGACAGGTTGCAGATCAACAACGACGCAGGTCTCCCGGCAGACTACATCCCTCCGTGGGGTATGGCGGTGCTGATCGTGCTGCTGATCCTGGTGTGCGGGGTACTGAGGAGTGTGAACCTCAGCCTGTTGTGGCTGGACCCCCTGGAGCTCTACGTTTTCCACAGCTGCGGCTCCGAGGAGGACAAACGGGCCGCCAAGCGCCTCGAGCCAATCCGGAGACGAGGCAACTGCCTG GTGTGTTCTCTGCTGTTCCTGTGCGCTCTGGGCCACTCGGTACTCGGTGTGCTACTCTACAGGGTCCTGGGTTCCATAGCGCCCGCAGTCTTCACCAGCGGGTTCCTCATCTTCCTGGTGTCAGAGCTTGTTCCCCACATAGTGTGTTCCGGCTACGGCTTCCAGCTAGCCCCAGGCTTCACCTGGCTGGCACAG GTGTGTATGGTGCTGACGTGCCCACTGTCGTGCCCGCTGGGCCTGGTGCTGGACCTGGTGTTGAGACGTGACATCAGCACCTGCGGTGTGAGGGAGAGGGCTATGGAGATGATCCGCACCAACGTCAATGATCCCTACAG TGAGTTTGTGAAGGAGGAGTTTAGCCGTGGTGCACTGCGCAGGAAGACCGTGGAGGACATCCTGACTCCATTGAACGACTGTTTCATGCTGCCGTCCACCGCTGTGCTGGACTTCTCCACCATGTCAGAGATCATGCAGAGTGGATACACACGAGTCCCCATCTATGAAGAGGAGAA GTCCAACATCGTGGAGATCTTGTTCGTGAAGGACCTGGCTCTGGTCGATCCTGACGACTGTACTCCCATGACGACCATCACCAAGTTCTACAATCACCCACTGCACTTTGTCTTCAATGACACTAAACTGGACGCCATGCTGGAGGAGTTCAAGAAAG gaaaCTCTGCCCTGGCCATCGTTCAGAAGGTGAACAACGAGGGGGAGGGGGATCCCTTCTACGAGGTGCTGGGATTGGTCACCTTGGAGGATGTCATCGAGGAGATCATCAAATCAGAGATCCTGGATGAGTCCGACggctaca TGGACATGAAGGTGAAGCGTCCCATGGCCCCTCTGGAGATTCCTCTGGAACCTCGCAGTGTCCACCAAGAGTTCTCTCTGTTCAAACTCCCAGAGGGAGAACCCAAGATCCGCACCTCACCTCAGCTACTGCTGGCCACACACCGCTTCCTCTCCAGAG AGGTAGAGCACTTCAGTCCAGCCCGCGTGTCAGAGAAGGTGTTGTTCCACCTGCTCCGTCACCCCAGTGTCAACCAGGAAGTTCACTTTGACCCCTCCAACCGCCTGAGCCCCGACCACTACCTCTACACACGCAACCACCCCGTAGACTacttcatactgctactacag GGGCGTGTGGAGGTTGAAATCGGTAAAGAGGGCTTGAAGTTTGAAAACGGAGCGTTCACATACTACGGTGTGTCTGCACTCACAGCGCCAACCTCAG tgcacCAGTCTCCAGTTTCGACCCAGCGTCGTCCTCCCAGGGATCCATTTGAGATGGGAGACGCCACCAGCCCGTCCAGCTACTGTCCTGACTACACCGTCCACGCCCTCACTGATCTGCAGCTCATACGg GTGACTCGGATGCAGTACCTGAATGCTTTGATGGCGTCGCGTGTTGGCCAGAGCCCAGAATCTCCTGAGATCAAGATCCTGCCTAACAGTCAGACCAAGCTGCTCAACGAGAGGAACACTGTCACACAAG AGTTCCCTATAAACTTTTCCTTTTTTGACACCATTGAAAACTACTGTTAG